The Chamaesiphon minutus PCC 6605 DNA window TTTTCGATCGAATGTCAACACCCATATATAGCGTGGCTGTTGGTTCGGTCTCACTATATATCAAAAAACTCGATTGATAGTGCTAATGTATTCGATCTCTGAATATCTGATGTAACGGTCGATCGAAGGATCGCCAAACGTGCTTGACAATTGCGATCGCGCCTTAACTTGTCACGAATGGGGGAACCCGACGAGCGCGCACCGCTTCATTGATTCTACTTGTCTAAAAGTCTGCCACAATCGCCGGATATCTGGACTTGACACTCCCCCATGCTTATTAGAGTCGATGCCTAGATTACTCCAGGACACCTCTCCTTCAGAACCGTGCGTGCGACGTTAACCGCACACGGCTCCTGGTTTGACACCTATTAAGTCGGGTCTAACCCGCTGTTCGGACTCTCACCTGACTATGAATAGCCTGATGCTGGTGACATTCTCGATGTAGAGCTTCCAAATTATTTGACTTCCAATTTGTATGGTTGCCGTCAATGTGGTGTAGCTCCGCAACGTAACAAGACTTTGCCCCACCATCCATCCATAGGCGAATAGCCTTATTGCGGATGAACTGAACAGTCCTAATCGCCTCATCAACTGCGCTGAACTGGTTGGATTTACCGGATGCTTTATACTCACATACGAGCATTGAGGATGTTGTACTAACCGTGTTTATGATGGTCGTTTTATCATAAGATGAGTAGTTTGAAAATATTAGTACTATTCCTAAGCGCATCCTGCGGCTAAAGCTATTGAGATTGGAACTGATGGTTTCGATCTACTTGACGGCAGCAGCAATGAATTTAGAGCGGATTTATGCTTGGCTTGAAGAGATTCCTCTAGCTCAAACTCGCCGTTCTCATTTTGAAAAAATGGCATATCGAAAGCGCGCGACCTGCTCCAGCGTTTCGCAATCGCCAGCCCACTCGTTGGCGGAGCCTACCGGAGGTAATCGATTTTTGAATTCGCCAACAGTATCCGTTTCCTGATAAGTTGCCGATCCACCTGTCGATCGAATATCACGTTCTACTTGCGCTCCTAAGGCTGCGCGCCGACCGCAGAAGTAGACATTAGCACCCTGTTTGGCAAAGGCTTCGGCGGTGGCTTTACCAATCCCAGAGGTGGCTCCGGTAATTAAGACAACTTTGCCAGCAAAGTTACCCGACGAGGTATTTGCGATGGCAACTTCAGAATTTGGGGTGGGTTTGGCGGTGGATTTTGGCGCAATGGCAACTGCGGCGGTAAGTCCAGCGGCACCAGTAGCGAGCAGATGGCGACGGGTAAAAGGCATGGCGATAATTTTCTAGAAAATATTGGTTAACCTGAGTTCTGGAGAAGAGTTGCGTGGAGACTGGAAATCGGGGCGGTACTGGAACGAAGCTAATCTTCTTAACCTGCCAGTATTAATTAGAGTGTGGATCGCAGCCGATCGACGATCGAAGCAAGCGTTTTCTCCATTACATCCGGACGATCGTAGAAATCAAATTGTTGATAATCATTCATCCACACTATTTTTTTATTAGTAGTAGGTATCGTTGCAAAAAATTGTTTGGCTCCAGCAGGAATTGCCCCTTTTTCACTATGAATAAATAGTGTCGGAATCTTGACTCGATCGGCTTTATCCATCGGATTAAAGGTCAGCCATTCCGCCCAAGTTGCGACGGCAAAGCGATTGTTCCACTGCGGAATTGCGCCGCGTTGGGGATTTTGGTAATAGTCGATATCGCCGAACATCACTGCGGTTTTATCGGTTTTGCTAGTAGCTAAAAGGTAATCTCCTTTGCCCGTTTTCGCAAAACTTGCAGCGGCTTTACGTCCGGTTTGAATCATCTGCTGGACTTTAGCCTTACCGCCATAAACTTGATTAACGATCGCGGGATTGTGCAGCCACAGCGCGACGGTTATTAAAGATTTGAGTCGATCGTCTTCAGCAGCTACGGTAGTCATGTATCCAGCACCAGCACAGATCCCCAATCCAGCAATCCGATTTTTATCTACGGCATCGACAGTTTGTAGAAAAGAAATCGCATTTTTAATGTCTTGAATTTTGACAGTCGGCGATTCACAACTACGTAATTTACCACCACTTTCACCAAAGGAGCGGGAATCGAATGCTAAAGCAGCATAGCCGCGTTCTGCCAGCTTTTGGGCGTATTTCCCTGCCATTTGCTCTTTTACTGTCGTCCACGAGCCAGAGACGATCACAGTTGGTAGTTTGTCGCCAGTTTTGTAGTTAGTGGGGAGATAAAGATTGCCGACTAATTTTTCGCCCGCACTTTGAAATGTAACGCGATTGATGCCTGGTTTGAAGGTTTGGCGATTGCTAGCGATCTTCTGTTGTGGGCTAGAAACCGTTTGAGCGAAAACGTTCGTTACAGCGGCAGTGCTACCAAACATTACGAGCGACATTGCTAATAGACGAGAACTTAATTTCACGATCGCTGCTCCTGAATTGACTTTGATACCCTTACTTTACGAGTTCGGATAGCGGCAGCGATATTAAATTCTTGCGCGGATTTATCAAAATCTTGCTCGACTTCAAATTTGTGCTCGCCATTGTTCGGACATATTATCGAGTGCAGCACAAAAAACCAATCGGTGATTTAGACTCAATCGAGTTTTCATGCTTTAAAGCACTTATCCCAGATATTCAGGGAGACTAAAATTAACTGATGTAGTAATTGCGGGTACCCTTAGCATCGATCGCTTCCCCAATCCGATCGCGTCCACGAACATATTCCCCAGTAAGCATCGAAATAACGATCGACTAAATCCGATCGAGAGAAACTTTAAACGCGATCGAGCTTAATACTCGATCGATTTTGGTTCGTGCTTTGGACGATCGAGCAAAACATTTTTATGAAAATAATGGTTTTGTGGCAATTCTCGAACGACCATTGACGCTATTTTTGCCTGTTGCTACTGCGGTTGCCGCGATCCAATCTCAGGAACTATAGTAAATGCTCGGACGATCGGCAAGAATGAATATGTTGCCAGAAATAAATACTCCAAAACATTCCTCTACTCAAGCGATCGGGAGTTAAAGTAGGAGCCGCTGGCATCCCGTTGAGATCCCATGGGCTTGGTGAGAAATATTGTTATGCCCAGCAGATCGACATATTGCGCTCGCTTTTTTAGCTACTAACTTGGACTTGTTCATCGACAACTCTAGCAGAAAAAGTCTGTAACTTTACCTTGGCATCATCTAAACATTCGCCTGTCAACAAACTAAAATTTTGCTTGTATATCGGCGATGCAACTTTAGGAATACCATTACGATCGCCGACAATTCCTCTAGATAAAACGTAGGCTTTGCTAAACGGATCGTAATTCTCGATCGCGTAAATATCTTCCCCTTCACCGACTCTAAATACAGCAACTTGTTGGCCATCTATTAAAGCACAAACGCCTGTATTTGGTAAAATTCGGTCTAGTGGGCAGATAGTTGTCCACTGTTGAGTTGTTGGCTGAATTGATTCTATTTGTGACATTAAAAAAGTTGGAATTTATAAAAGGAATTTGGATTACCAGATTTCACTCATATTTAATGTGAAACCGGACAAGCCTCAAATCGGGATTGTCAATACACAGGAGATCGAATTGTTCTGGGGTGACAGTGAGAGTGGTATTGGTGACGTCGAGCAGTAACTGTTGACTCTGCGTGGGGGCGGTAGCTATCGTCATAAATTCTCTGAGGAATTACGGCCTATGGCTATTTTAACTGTCGATCGAAAGTAATTGTCGTTCGTGTTCGTAAACGGGGCGTTTTTGGCCGCGTTCTTCGACTTGAACGATATTCGGATCGGGTGCGTCGCTGTTGACGAAGTGTTGGAAGCGTTGGAGCTTGACGGGATCTTTGAGAGTGACATCCCACTCGCAGGCGTATGTAGAAACTTGATGTGCCATTTCTGCTTCGAGTTCGGCGGCGATGCCGAGGGAATCATTGATAATCACATTTTGCAGATATTCCATGCCGCCTTCGAGTTTATTAAACCATGTGGCCGTGCGTTCTAAGCGGTTGGCGGTACGGATATAGAACATCAAGAACCTATCGATATAGCGAATCAGGGTTTCTTTATCCAAGTCGGCGGCTAATAGCTGCGCGTGTTGGGGTTTCATCCCACCGTTACCACATACGTACAGGTTCCAACCTTTTTCGGTGGCGATAATTCCAAAATCCTTGCTTTGGGCTTCCGCGCATTCGCGGGTGCAGCCAGAGACCGCAGATTTGAGCTTGTGAGGTGCCCGCAGACCGCGATAGCGTAATTCTACCTCGATCGACAGTCCGACGGAATCTTGGACGCCAAACCGACACCAGGTGCTACCGACGCACGATTTAACCGTTCGCAAAGCTTTACCGTAGGCGTGCCCAGATTCAAAGCCAGCCGCTACCAGCCGCTGCCAAATGTGTGGGAGTTGGTCTACCCGCGCGCCAAGTAAATCGATGCGTTGTGCGCCCGTGATCTTAGTGTAGAGGCCAAATTCTTTGGCAACTTCGCCCAAGACGATCAGTTTGTCGGGGGTGATTTCGCCGCCAGGAATACGGGGGATGACGGAATAGGTGCCATCGCGCTGAATATTGGCGAGGAAGGCATCGTTTGTATCTTGCAAGCCGACGTGGGGTGCGTCGAGAATTTGGTCGTTCCAAGCGGAGGCGAGGAGCGAAGCGACGGCTGGTTTGCAAATTTCGCAGCCGCGTCCGGTACCATAGCGATCGAGTAAGGCTTGAAAAGTATGGATATTTTGCGATCGAACTAGGCTATATAATTCCTGACGGGAAAAGGCGAAGTGTTCGCACAGGTTGTTATTGACGGCAATTCCGGCTTTTTTGAGTTCGGATTTGAGTAAGTCGGTAACTAACGGAACGCAACCACCGCAACCAGTTCCGGCGTTGGTACACGATTTGACACTACCGATATCGCGCAGTTCCTGCTCCTGAATCGCGGTGCAGATTTGGCCTTTGGTGACGTTATTACACGAGCAAATTTGGGCGGTATCGGGGAATTGGTCTACGCCCATGGCCGTGCTGGCACCACTGCGCGGCGGTAAAATCAGATCTTCTGGATGTGGCGGGAGTGCCATCTGATTTTGCATCAGTTGCAGCAAGGTACCATAAGGAGCAGCATCGCCGACTAGAATCCCGCCGAGTAAACGGGTACCATCTTCATTAACTACCAGTTTTTTGTAAGTACCTGCGATCGCATCATCGATTTTAATTACTTTCGAGCCAGCCGTCTTGCCAAATGCGTCGCCAAAGCTAGCGACATCGATGCCTAATAGCTTCAATTTGGTGGACATGTCTGCGCCCGTGAAATTATTAGCATCGCTGCCACAAAGCCTGTCTGCGGCCACTTCCGCCATCCGATAACCGGGAGCGACGAGGCCAAAAATTTGATTGTTGTAGAGCGCGCATTCACCGATCGCATAGACATCTGGATCGGATGTCTGACAATTATCGTCGATAACAATCCCGCCGCGATCGCCGATTTTTAATTCACTCTGACGTGCTAACTCATCCTGGGGACGAATCCCCGCCGAGAACACGATTAGATCTGTCTCTAACTCGGTACCATCGGCAAATAACATCTTGCAGACACGTCCATTTTCGTCGGCGACAATCTCCGTCGTCGATTTGCCAGTATGAATGCCGATACCTAAATCTTCAATCTTCTGGCGCAATACTGCACCGCCAGATTCGTCTACCTGTACGGGCATCAGACGCGGCATGAATTCGACTACATGGGTTTTTAGTCCCAAATTTTGGAGCGCATTGGCACATTCCAAACCTAGTAAACCACCACCGACAACTACGCCTACTTTGCAATTTTTGGCATACGCTTCAGTCGCCTCCAAATCGCAAATCGTCCGATATACAAAAGTACCTAGTAAATCGTTACCTTTAATCGGCGGTACGAATGGATAGGAACCAGTCGCCAGCACGAGCTTATCGTAACTAATCGTCAACCCTTTTGCAGAAGTGACAGTCTTATTGGCTCGATCGATACTAATTGCCTTATCGCCAACGTGTACCTCGATCTGATTATCCTGGTAAAAATCTGGCTCGACCAGCGATAAATCTTCGGCTGTCTTACCTGCAAAATAACCGCTGAGATTAACCCTGTCGTAAGCTACCCGTGGCTCTTCGCAAAAGCAGATTAGCTCCCAATCCGCACCTTTTGCTGCCATCTGTTCCAAGAACCGATGACCGACCATTCCATTGCCGATCGTTACTAACCGTTTTGCCATGAGAATGCTACCTTACCTAGAATAATCCTGAGTCTATATAAGGCTAGGTAGATTAGCTAATTTAATTTGTATCGAGACATACAAAATCCTCCCAATTATTCACTAATTGCATGGGGATCGTGTGGATAGGGGATAGGGGTTGGATCGGTGGATGCTTTTGCTGAAGCTTTAGCGAAGTCGTTCAGCTTCGCTAAAGCTTCAGGGTAGATTGGTAATAATAGGTAATAGGTAATGGGTGAACTGGAAGCAGTCTATTTCCAATCCACAATCCAAAATCCCATGGCTACTTTTCCCAAGCAGGATGAGATAGTAACGAAGAAATCGCCCGCACGCCTCGCAATTGATTAGATAGCGGTAAATGACCTTTAGGCGCGGTCAAATCCCAAGTAAACGAACCTGGGTAGCGAGTCCAGTTATTACCCTCTTTCCAACCGATTTTCGGCCACAGTTTATCCCAATTTTTGGACATACCCAGCCACATTTCGCGCTGAACCGAGAATCCAAATTTACCTTCAGAGTGAATCAGCCACAAGGCATCGATCGTATGTAGGTCGATCGTTGGTAACTGTTCGACTTCGGTAAAATAGATCCACTTGCGTTGGACGGCATCCTTACCTGCAAGTTCGCACAACTTCTCGTTGGTAAGCTTATCTGCGGCTTGAAAGTTGCGTTGGGCGAGTAATTGCTGAAGCTGCGTATAATCGATGCCTACACTCGATGCTAAGGGCACGACGCCTGTAGGAAACTCACGATCGAGAAAATCTTTGGCGGTGGGCAGCTCGCTCTGATATAAAGCTTGATACACTGCTCCGCCGACGATTGTCGGCTCTGTACTCCGTTGTTGTTGGAGCCACTCGCTTAAAAATTCAATGCCTGCTAACCCTGTAGCAACAAGCTGGGGGAGGATTTGCAACTGATTTTTAGGGATATTAGTTGTAAATTTTTCCTGTAACTCGGCGATATCTGAAGGTATCGATGGTGAGGTAGTACTGGAATCGGGCATGAGTGAAGATCGGCTAAGAAGTGGAGAGTCCGATCGATATTTTACCAAATATAGTCTGACTTGTTCTTTGTGGTGAAGTTGAGAGTGGGGAGTGGGGAGTTGGGAGCGGGGAGTTGGGGATTAGTTAAGATTTACTTTGCCTATTACCCATCCACCCTTCTACCCTTCTAACTAGCTTTTTAACAACAAATAATAGAGATATCCTGGCCCGCCAGTGACGCCTGCGCGATCGCCTGCAATTTTACCAGTACCCATAAAATAGTCTACACGTCCGGGGCCAGTAATCGCGCTACCCGTATCCTGATCCAAGACATAGCGACTGACCAATTTTTGTTCGATCGATCGACCGTTTGCATAAGGTAACTCGGTATGCACTAGAGCTAGCGCGCCTGGTGGCATCATGGATTTGTCGGTGGCGATCGATCGATCTGGCGTGACTGGCACATTAATACTGCCCATCGGATCGCCTTTGAAGGTTTCCTTCATAAACACGAATCGCTTCCAGCGGGGAATGTAGACGTCTAGTTCTTGAGGATTTTCTTGGAAGTAGCGGATAATTCCGGGGAGCGTGAGCTGTGAGGGTGTCACTTTACCATCTTTGGCGAGTTCTTTACCAATACTGGTGTAAGCAAAACTCGTACCGCCAGCATAACCGACTGTGGTTTTAGTACCGTCGGTGAGATTGAGTTCTGCCGATCCCTGAATCTGTACCAGCACGGCCTCAAATCGATCGCGCATCCAAAAGATCTCATTCCCTGCTAACTCACTTTTGCTGCCTTGCAAGCCATCTGCGCCCTCTAGCATGAGACGATCGGGCTGGGGATCTTTCCAGCTACTAAAACTTGCTGGTAATTTGTAGAGCGGATATTTAAATTCAGCAGTTTGTTGGCGGCTAGCTGTGTAAATTGGCTCGTAGTAGCCCGTAAATGTTACGGTACCTTTATTATCTTTGCCGACCGATTGATAGAAGACAAATTCTTTTTTTACTGCTGCTTGGAGTTCGCCAGCAGACCGACTCTTATTTACTAATTGACGAAATCTGACGAGCGAGCGGCGCACTCGATCGCGATTGATGCCCTGTACGGCATAATTTTGGTAGGCTCTAACAGCAGCAGGGGTTTCTATATATCGGAGACTATTGTCGATCGATTTAAGCAAAGCCAGTTTATCACCAGATTTGCCCCATAATTGATCGTCAAACCCGATCGAATTTTCTTCATAATTATTATTAGTATTAGTCGTGGAGCTACCCCGTTCGGATTGGACATTGGCTGAAGGGGCCGCAGTCACCCGCACGGATGATTGCTGGTTGAATCCTAGCGCAATACCTAGATTCAAAGTGAGTAAAGCCAGTGTTTTAATCATGAAATAATTATTAAGTAACGCTTGGACAATGCAATCGGTGACGAGAGTTAGAGATGTCATGTTTCCATCACCATCGTCTAGATCGATCTCTAGTTGTATAACTGTTGCTCTAGTTTTAGGCATTTATCCCTCAAGCCTAAAGCCTAAAACCTAATCTAATAATCGCGATCGATACTCGATGCAAATACAGGTTCGACGCGAATTGCTTCGACACAGCTAGGGCGAATTACCATATATTCACCTTGACTATTTTTTAAAGGTACGGTAATAAAATCACTAGAACTGGATTTGGGCATCAGTTCATTACTATACCATTTTTGAAAATCTTGGACGGTGGGGAAACGAATTTCCTCGCGATGACCGCCTGATAATAGCAGATGCACTGCATACTCGTTTGCTACCTTAGCCATACTCGATCGTGTTTGGGTTGAGACTGATTAGTTATGAGTATGCCCAAATCTCGATCGAGAATTGAAAATGTTGGGAGCGGGGAGCGGGGAGCGGGGAGCGGGGAGCGGGGAGCGGGGAGCGGGGAGCGGGGAGCGGGGAGCGGGGAGATAATTATTTGTTACGCAACTCTAAAAATCCCCTCCTGGGAGGGGTGCCCGGAGGGCGGAGTGGGTAACAACCTCAACTCGCACGATCGATCTCCGAATAATTGCTGGATATTCAGCTTTACCTCGATCGTCAACTCGATCGAATTTTTAATGCGGAAATAGTTGGTGGGTAGTGAAGATCCGACCCACCCCACCCGTTGGGCACCCCTCCCAGGAGGGGATTTCTTACGCACTGAGTTCGTCTAATTTGGCGCGGATGGCTTGAATATCTTGCCACATCAACCACTTGGGTTTGCCCACATCTGGCGCGGGATTTCGCAGTAAATAAGCTGGGTGAAAAATCGGCATACACCATCTGCCTTCCCATTCGATCCAAGTGCCGCGAATTTTGGTAATTCCGTCTTTTTTACCCGTAATTGCTTTGACGGCTGTGGCACCTGTGAGCAGGATAATTTTGGGATCTACCAGCCGGATTTGTTCGAGTAGATAGGGTTTGCAAGCGGCAACTTCCGCAGGTAGCGGGACGCGATTTTCGGGCGGACGACAGCGGACGACATTGCAGATATACACGTCGCGCTCGATCGACAGTTTAACAGCGGCCAGAATTTTTTCGAGCAATTGACCCGATCGACCGACAAATGGCAAACCTTGTTCGTCCTCATTTTGCCCTGGCCCTTCCCCCACAATCAAGATCGGTGCTTTTTCGTTACCTCTACCCACGACGGCATTAATTCGCGTATTCCCCAATTCACAGCGATGACACACTTGGCAATGGCTGGCTAGTTGCGTGAGATTGTCATACGTACCGGAGGGAATCGGAATGTTACTACTAGTAGGAATCAGCTCGAATCTATTAGCTGGTAATGATTCTACAGGCGAACTAACTTCGAGTTGACCGAATAGGTTTAATTGAGATTCTGAAGACATGGGGTTTAGTTGATAGTTGATAGTTGATAGTTCTCACTACAAAGGTTTCAGGCAATCTCTATTTAATAAATATTTGCACCCAGCTATTTCATCTTGCAAATTATTAGTCGCGATCTGGTTCTGGCATCCAAAAAACATCTGTGTTTTGGCAACTAATCTATCGCCCTGTCCCCCCGTCTCCTCGTCCCCCTGTCGCCTGCTGGCGATCGAGCAGATACCATGCCAATTTAGCAGCACCAGCAATTCCGGCATGATTGCCCAATTGTGCCTCAATTAACTTCAATCCCGGACGCGAAGTCGCCATCACGCGGCGATCGATTTCTTGTTGGGCGGCGGGTAAAAAATACTTGGCACTGGCACTAATTCCACCACCAATAATTGCGACTTCTGGCGTCAGGACATAGACGATACTCGTCAATCCAATCCCTAAATTGCGCCCGTAATTATTCCAAAATTCTAACGCATCTCGATCGCCTGCTGCGGCCAATATCCCCAGCTCTTTCGGCTCTTTACCCGTCAGGCGTCGAATCGCTTGCCCAGAGAGAAACTGTTCCAACGAGCCATTATTGCCACTATTGCAGGGATGCCCATCTGGATCGAAAGCAATCAATCCCAATTCGCCCGCACTCCCGGCATGTCCGGTAAATAATACCCCATCGAGAAACACCGCGCCACCAACGCCAGTACCCAGAGTTAATAATACTAAATTGCGATAATTTCGCCCCGCACCCAGCCATTTTTCCCCCAATCCCGCACAATTAGCATCGTTACCAACAATCGTCGGTACGCCCGTGCGAGACTGGATCAGCGTCGCCACCGGAATATCGATCCACCCTTTTAAATTGATGGCAACCTTCGCCACCCGTCCCACTGCATCCGCAGGGCCTGGTGTACCCACGCCGATCGCGTTAATATTAGCCAATCCTGGGGCTAATTTCTCGATCGCATAAGTCATCATATCGATCGTGTCATCGGGATAGGCAGGTTGTGGCGTCGGCACTGTCAATGACTGAAGACAAGTCCCATCTTCAGTAAATCGCCCTAGTTTAATTGCCGTACCGCCTAAGTCGATCCCGATTACTTCTGTCATGAAATTAGAGGTTAGAGGTCAGAACGTGATGAACGCCGATGTTGCTTTAGCATTTTATCCCGATCGGTGGTGCGCGGGGCAATCGTTTCACTAATCCAGAGCGGGTTGGCCATCGGCTAGCTCTCTCATTGCATTCCGATACTGGGAGGCTCCTAGTGTATAGGCTGCCATCACTTTGTCAAAGTTGGGATCGTGAATGACTAATTTGATGCCATCATCAGTCACCACCAAGTTCATCGTGTCTCCCTCGACTAATCCTAAGCGATCGAGGACTTCCTTCGGAAAGCTAGTACCGATCGAATTCCCTACTTTTCGGAGCTTGATTTCCATACATTTTCGAGAATTGATGTGATTACTATTGTAATTGCACTACATAATAGCTATCAATAGTCAAGACTGATCTTACAACAAGTAAAGTAAGACCTCAATAAACGCTGATAGAGGGAAATATGGTCAGGAGAAATACCCCTCTCTCGTACTAAATAAGATAGTTACTTAAAATTCGCTATGCTGGAGCCGGAATTTTAGCAGCAGCTTTAGCACGAAGCACATCTGATAAGGGTCGTACTTGTTCATCGCCACATAATCTAGATGTCAGATAATTCCAAAACGAAATCCCTAGTTTACGACAAGTCTTTTTCAATCCAACGAAAGTGTCTCTAGCTTTTCGTCCTAACTCAGAACGTGTGCCGCCGCTAATTTTTCGGCGGGTCACATATTCTCTAATATCAGTTTCTGCTGCATTGTTATGCAAGGGAAATTCTGGACAATTTAGTACCTGTAACAGTTCAATCTTGCGATTTCTGATTTGGTTGAGTGCATGATTGAGCAATCCATGATGAATATAACATCTGCCAAATATCTCATCAAATTTATCCTGTAGGCTCAATGCTCTTTCTCTACTTGGCTGCTGTTGGTACTGTTTCAATTCTTGATAGTATTCCCATAATAATCCTTGCATATCAGCAATATTCTCTCGTTCTTGCTCGGTCTTACCCTCTAATTTTCGCAAATTTCTCTCGATATGAACCCAGCATAATCCATGCTCCATGATGTTGAATTGTCCTGCCCCATCGCTGAGAATCCTCAGTGGCTCACTCCTACCTTGAATTGTCAA harbors:
- a CDS encoding uracil-DNA glycosylase, with product MSSESQLNLFGQLEVSSPVESLPANRFELIPTSSNIPIPSGTYDNLTQLASHCQVCHRCELGNTRINAVVGRGNEKAPILIVGEGPGQNEDEQGLPFVGRSGQLLEKILAAVKLSIERDVYICNVVRCRPPENRVPLPAEVAACKPYLLEQIRLVDPKIILLTGATAVKAITGKKDGITKIRGTWIEWEGRWCMPIFHPAYLLRNPAPDVGKPKWLMWQDIQAIRAKLDELSA
- a CDS encoding ROK family protein, whose product is MTEVIGIDLGGTAIKLGRFTEDGTCLQSLTVPTPQPAYPDDTIDMMTYAIEKLAPGLANINAIGVGTPGPADAVGRVAKVAINLKGWIDIPVATLIQSRTGVPTIVGNDANCAGLGEKWLGAGRNYRNLVLLTLGTGVGGAVFLDGVLFTGHAGSAGELGLIAFDPDGHPCNSGNNGSLEQFLSGQAIRRLTGKEPKELGILAAAGDRDALEFWNNYGRNLGIGLTSIVYVLTPEVAIIGGGISASAKYFLPAAQQEIDRRVMATSRPGLKLIEAQLGNHAGIAGAAKLAWYLLDRQQATGGRGDGGTGR
- the nirD gene encoding nitrite reductase small subunit NirD — encoded protein: MSQIESIQPTTQQWTTICPLDRILPNTGVCALIDGQQVAVFRVGEGEDIYAIENYDPFSKAYVLSRGIVGDRNGIPKVASPIYKQNFSLLTGECLDDAKVKLQTFSARVVDEQVQVSS
- the nirB gene encoding nitrite reductase large subunit NirB, translated to MAKRLVTIGNGMVGHRFLEQMAAKGADWELICFCEEPRVAYDRVNLSGYFAGKTAEDLSLVEPDFYQDNQIEVHVGDKAISIDRANKTVTSAKGLTISYDKLVLATGSYPFVPPIKGNDLLGTFVYRTICDLEATEAYAKNCKVGVVVGGGLLGLECANALQNLGLKTHVVEFMPRLMPVQVDESGGAVLRQKIEDLGIGIHTGKSTTEIVADENGRVCKMLFADGTELETDLIVFSAGIRPQDELARQSELKIGDRGGIVIDDNCQTSDPDVYAIGECALYNNQIFGLVAPGYRMAEVAADRLCGSDANNFTGADMSTKLKLLGIDVASFGDAFGKTAGSKVIKIDDAIAGTYKKLVVNEDGTRLLGGILVGDAAPYGTLLQLMQNQMALPPHPEDLILPPRSGASTAMGVDQFPDTAQICSCNNVTKGQICTAIQEQELRDIGSVKSCTNAGTGCGGCVPLVTDLLKSELKKAGIAVNNNLCEHFAFSRQELYSLVRSQNIHTFQALLDRYGTGRGCEICKPAVASLLASAWNDQILDAPHVGLQDTNDAFLANIQRDGTYSVIPRIPGGEITPDKLIVLGEVAKEFGLYTKITGAQRIDLLGARVDQLPHIWQRLVAAGFESGHAYGKALRTVKSCVGSTWCRFGVQDSVGLSIEVELRYRGLRAPHKLKSAVSGCTRECAEAQSKDFGIIATEKGWNLYVCGNGGMKPQHAQLLAADLDKETLIRYIDRFLMFYIRTANRLERTATWFNKLEGGMEYLQNVIINDSLGIAAELEAEMAHQVSTYACEWDVTLKDPVKLQRFQHFVNSDAPDPNIVQVEERGQKRPVYEHERQLLSIDS
- a CDS encoding AbrB/MazE/SpoVT family DNA-binding domain-containing protein, whose amino-acid sequence is MEIKLRKVGNSIGTSFPKEVLDRLGLVEGDTMNLVVTDDGIKLVIHDPNFDKVMAAYTLGASQYRNAMRELADGQPALD
- a CDS encoding alpha/beta hydrolase; translation: MKLSSRLLAMSLVMFGSTAAVTNVFAQTVSSPQQKIASNRQTFKPGINRVTFQSAGEKLVGNLYLPTNYKTGDKLPTVIVSGSWTTVKEQMAGKYAQKLAERGYAALAFDSRSFGESGGKLRSCESPTVKIQDIKNAISFLQTVDAVDKNRIAGLGICAGAGYMTTVAAEDDRLKSLITVALWLHNPAIVNQVYGGKAKVQQMIQTGRKAAASFAKTGKGDYLLATSKTDKTAVMFGDIDYYQNPQRGAIPQWNNRFAVATWAEWLTFNPMDKADRVKIPTLFIHSEKGAIPAGAKQFFATIPTTNKKIVWMNDYQQFDFYDRPDVMEKTLASIVDRLRSTL
- a CDS encoding SDR family NAD(P)-dependent oxidoreductase is translated as MPFTRRHLLATGAAGLTAAVAIAPKSTAKPTPNSEVAIANTSSGNFAGKVVLITGATSGIGKATAEAFAKQGANVYFCGRRAALGAQVERDIRSTGGSATYQETDTVGEFKNRLPPVGSANEWAGDCETLEQVARFRYAIFSK
- a CDS encoding murein transglycosylase A produces the protein MPKTRATVIQLEIDLDDGDGNMTSLTLVTDCIVQALLNNYFMIKTLALLTLNLGIALGFNQQSSVRVTAAPSANVQSERGSSTTNTNNNYEENSIGFDDQLWGKSGDKLALLKSIDNSLRYIETPAAVRAYQNYAVQGINRDRVRRSLVRFRQLVNKSRSAGELQAAVKKEFVFYQSVGKDNKGTVTFTGYYEPIYTASRQQTAEFKYPLYKLPASFSSWKDPQPDRLMLEGADGLQGSKSELAGNEIFWMRDRFEAVLVQIQGSAELNLTDGTKTTVGYAGGTSFAYTSIGKELAKDGKVTPSQLTLPGIIRYFQENPQELDVYIPRWKRFVFMKETFKGDPMGSINVPVTPDRSIATDKSMMPPGALALVHTELPYANGRSIEQKLVSRYVLDQDTGSAITGPGRVDYFMGTGKIAGDRAGVTGGPGYLYYLLLKS
- a CDS encoding GUN4 domain-containing protein, producing the protein MPDSSTTSPSIPSDIAELQEKFTTNIPKNQLQILPQLVATGLAGIEFLSEWLQQQRSTEPTIVGGAVYQALYQSELPTAKDFLDREFPTGVVPLASSVGIDYTQLQQLLAQRNFQAADKLTNEKLCELAGKDAVQRKWIYFTEVEQLPTIDLHTIDALWLIHSEGKFGFSVQREMWLGMSKNWDKLWPKIGWKEGNNWTRYPGSFTWDLTAPKGHLPLSNQLRGVRAISSLLSHPAWEK